A single region of the Sorghum bicolor cultivar BTx623 chromosome 7, Sorghum_bicolor_NCBIv3, whole genome shotgun sequence genome encodes:
- the LOC8074021 gene encoding transcription factor TFIIIB component B'' — protein sequence MIDDEANFDNMLDAAEEVQATAKFRPKQRPKPQKTALSSRSAAPNPTEETGDGKVGALNQVNSSKELTSQERTSLMCPGSESVDTVAGSQGTLGTPSGDALTVPLGPLAGASAADKISQDGEHNDDPSKLAIHQESSVVSDINVSPNSSCGKAIDDIVEFGDMCDAQVEEERVPKFQPKVQTKLLKETAKSRKTNQKLEASTVDVVTQNGKGNNIETRFRDDQLQDPKSHESVQIPDSEGLLATDNCKSCNLANLVLEESVQEETIAKFHPKLQPEPGKASSKVAVTKNNVAAVAPMEETITGPAAWSPQAVHATVDVDYHNELISPPTDGTQSMVGKVPGREKGKSKSVSFSLSDASGVATPTDTNSEMGNIGKSCSDKLTDENLSNSSQQMTEKHSVTEDQYSNDQDHEGEPLDHTVEQQPNSDVGEIASSMKLRCRKKLQKVGTPNHTVDDCFDEDCVEPSLAEEDNDSGDDYTTGNKRKARKKSRDGVEESQQQKVQKNKSKVSSRGRKRTLKDELAAKPEKKKLTHRIRQRTPKEIKTLLESEEIDPMKLSAAHLRLLQEARERVNPKEIPSGPSSNSRSFGLEDMDDLDYRDEEARFFDNDGTENHVQNTTKLNYQSYMNKPARGKWSKSDTDLFYEGIRQFGSDFAMIQQLFPDKTRHQVRQKFKSEEKKNPLLVHDAIFHRSGDNLYFKKVIKQLNIEDVVLPEINNAQKQDGASSERGPGNENVLDDFNEEENSSNWSNEEHGGQMDDVQEEHDLGNGGDDDDLGDVFDWY from the exons ATGATTGATGATGAGGCCAACTTCGACAATATGCTTGATGCTGCAGAAGAAGTTCAGGCTACTGCAAAGTTCCGTCCCAAGCAACGTCCCAAACCCCAAAAAACAGCTCTGTCTTCCAGATCTGCAGCGCCTAATCCTACTGAAGAAACTGGGGATGGGAAAGTAGGAGCCTTAAATCAAGTCAATTCTTCTAAAGAGCTCACCAGCCAAGAAAGGACATCCTTGATGTGCCCTGGTAGCGAGTCAGTTGATACTGTTGCTGGTTCTCAAGGTACTCTCGGCACACCGTCGGGAGATGCGTTGACAGTTCCCTTGGGTCCTCTGGCTGGTGCTTCTGCTGCAGATAAGATTTCTCAAGATGGTGAGCACAATGATGATCCGTCTAAGTTAGCTATACACCAAGAAAGCTCAGTGGTATCAGATATCAATGTGTCACCTAACAGTTCATGTGGCAAGGCTATTGATGATATAGTTGAATTTGGAGACATGTGTGATGCACAAGTTGAAGAGGAAAGAGTTCCAAAGTTCCAGCCAAAGGTACAGACGAAGCTCCTTAAGGAAACAGCCAAATCTCGGAAGACTAACCAAAAGCTGGAAGCTTCCACTGTAGATGTGGTTACACAAAATGGAAAGGGCAATAATATTGAAACAAGATTCCGTGACGATCAGTTACAGGATCCTAAAAGTCATGAAAGTGTGCAGATCCCAGATTCTGAAGGACTATTGGCAACTGATAATTGTAAAAGTTGCAATTTAGCTAACCTCGTCCTTGAGGAGTCAGTTCAAGAGGAAACAATAGCTAAGTTTCATCCTAAATTGCAACCGGAGCCTGGGAAGGCTTCATCCAAGGTTGCTGTGACTAAAAATaatgttgctgctgttgctccaaTGGAAGAAACCATCACCGGTCCAGCCGCTTGGTCACCACAG GCTGTGCATGCTACTGTTGATGTAGACTATCACAACGAACTAATTAGTCCTCCTACCGATGGTACTCAATCAATGGTGGGCAAAGTCCCAG GAAGAGAAAAGGGAAAATCAAAATCTGTATCTTTTTCTCTATCGGATGCTTCTGGGGTAGCTACTCCTACAGATACCAATTCTGAGATGGGTAACATCGGCAAATCCTGTAGTGACAAATTGACTGATGAAAATTTAAGTAACTCATCTCAGCAGATGACTGAAAAG cATTCTGTTACCGAGGATCAATATTCAAATGATCAGGACCACGAGGGGGAGCCACTAGATCATACTGTTGAACAGCAACCAAATTCGGATGTTGGAGAAATAGCATCATCTATGAAACTACGTTGCAGGAAAAAGTTGCAAAAAGTTGGGACACCTAATCACACTGTTGATGACTGTTTTGATGAAGACTGTGTTGAACCTTCATTAGCTGAAGAAGATAATGATAGTGGTGATGATTACACTACTGGTAATAAGCGTAAGGCTAGGAAAAAGTCAAGGGATGGTGTAGAAGAGTCACAACAGCAGAaagttcaaaaaaataaaagcaAGGTGTCTTCACGGGGCCGCAAAAGAACCTTGAAGGATGAATTGGCAGCGAAGcctgagaagaagaagctgacccACAGAATTCGTCAGAGGACACCAAAAG agattaaGACTTTACTGGAAAGTGAGGAGATAGATCCCATGAAGCTAAGTGCAGCACATCTCAGGTTGTTACAAGAAGCTAGAGAACGTGTTAAT CCAAAAGAGATTCCATCTGGGCCATCCTCTAATTCAAG AAGCTTTGGACTTGAAGATATGGATGATTTGGACTACAGAGATGAGGAAGCTAGGTTCTTTGACAATGATGGAACAGAGAACCATGTACAAAATACAACAAAATTGAACTACCAATCCTACATGAACAAACCAGCCCGAGGAAAATGGTCAAAATCAGATACTGACTTGTTTTACGAG GGTATTCGACAATTTGGTAGCGATTTTGCAATGATACAACAATTATTTCCTGATAAGACTCGCCATCAGGTGCGGCAAAAATTTAAATCTGAGGAGAAAAAAAATCCATTGCTAGTCCATGATGCTATATTTCATCGCTCAGGAG ATAATTTGTATTTCAAAAAGGTAATTAAGCAGCTCAACATTGAAGATGTTGTGCTGCCAGAGATCAACAATGCACAAAAACAAGATGGCGCATCAAGTGAAAGAGGCCCTGGAAATGAG AATGTACTGGATGATTTCAACGAGGAGGAAAATAGTTCAAATTGGTCGAATGAAGAGCACGGCGGACAGATGGATGATGTGCAAGAAGAGCATGATCTTGGAAAtggtggtgatgatgatgatcttggGGATGTTTTTGATTGGTACTAG
- the LOC8074020 gene encoding LOW QUALITY PROTEIN: wall-associated receptor kinase-like 1 (The sequence of the model RefSeq protein was modified relative to this genomic sequence to represent the inferred CDS: inserted 1 base in 1 codon), with amino-acid sequence MIRRLEARSLQGHGAHTTSSNYTSLPSADTLAGCQTSCGNLSFQYPFGIGPDDRCFRGPDFRLFCNGTTQAPKLLLHDGTTEVSSSIDNFVYNSFGASFSPAIIPIRPGVHVYNMSLESPGNSFAIIEILEIFIVGCDLDVLLKDQQTGSFKLICTVNCPNKTVAEMVYAQDPNGAGNCFMFADIPVQALEFQFVLHKRARRTEKVSSLSILWDRINITVNTPMEWSITDNTRCPSNHEDRRNSACVSEHSGCRTQMFLDHGYACQCNNGYEGNPYIYDGCTNDKGYNPKPVKENCSHQCGNIVVPFPFGLEEGCSARRLFQLNCSDPAHSVLQYNDQLYVTYIDVSEGLVSMQFNLSWQYLTTELDVLIYSNEPGLFVDPLESASVKWAVANLTCQLAKQNASGYACVSNHSTCLSVISSSEGYVGYRCKCSPGFDGNPYIQDGCYDIDECQRSPGICRGVVCHNTIGNFTCTECPRNTIYDIGANQCTPASKKNFMLGIIIGLSSGLGILLLGLSAVVLIRRWKRNSQKKLRRKYFRKNQGLLLEQLISSDENASEKTKIFSLEELEKATDNFDTTRILGHGGHGTVYKGILSDQHVVAIKKSKLIKDGEINDFINEVAILSQINHRNIVKLFGCCLESEVPLLVYDFIPNGSLFETLHADSSCSGSSLPWNDCLRIATEAAGALYYLHSAASISIFHRDVKSSNILLDGNYTAKVSDFGASRSAPIDQTHVSTNVQGTFGYLDPEYYQTGKLNEKSDVYSFGVVLLELLLRKQTVFTNESGMKHNLCNYFLSEIKTKSVTEITAAEFLEEATVEQIEKVASLAEMCLXLRDDERPAMKQVEMTLQLLLAESMNSSHVHTGNVQNIQPLLTRRVVASRMQSSIEPKDRGNVAPQGSYNFFSLEREFLSSASLPR; translated from the exons ATGATCAGAAGGTTAGAGGCTAGATCTCTACAGGGGCATGGTGCCCATACAACTTCTTCCAATTACACCAGTCTTCCCTCAGCTGACACGCTTGCTGGCTGCCAAACAAGCTGCGGCAATCTGAGCTTTCAGTACCCATTTGGCATAGGACCTGATGATCGTTGCTTCCGGGGTCCTGACTTCAGGCTCTTCTGCAACGGCACCACTCAGGCCCCAAAGCTCTTATTACACGATGGTACCACAGAGGTTTCTAGCAGTATTGATAATTTCGTCTACAACAGCTTTGGAGCCTCTTTTTCTCCAGCAATAATCCCCATCAGGCCTGGTGTTCATGTCTACAACATGTCGCTCGAGTCTCCAGGGAATTCTTTTGCTATTATAGAGATCCTGGAGATTTTCATCGTTGGCTGCGACTTGGACGTGCTCTTGAAAGATCAGCAGACAGGTTCCTTCAAACTCATCTGCACGGTTAACTGCCCAAATAAAACGGTCGCAGAGATGGTGTATGCGCAGGATCCCAATGGGGCTGGTAATTGCTTCATGTTCGCTGACATACCTGTTCAAGCCCTTGAATTTCAGTTTGTGCTTCACAAAAGGGCTAGGAGGACTGAAAAAGTCTCTAGTTTGAGCATCCTATGGGATAGAATCAATATAACTGTTAATACTCCCATGGAGTGgagcatcactgacaacacAAGATGCCCCAGCAACCATGAAGACAGGAGGAACTCAGCTTGTGTTAGTGAACACAGTGGTTGCAGGACGCAGATGTTCTTGGATCATGGTTATGCCTGCCAGTGCAACAATGGATACGAGGGAAATCCTTATATCTATGATGGCTGCACGAATGATAAAG GGTATAATCCAAAACCAGTAAAGGAGAATTGTTCTCACCAGTGTGGGAACATTGTTGTCCCATTTCCTTTTGGCCTAGAGGAAGGTTGCTCTGCAAGGAGACTTTTCCAACTTAATTGCTCAGACCCAGCACATTCTGTCCTTCAATACAATGACCAGCTTTATGTGACATACATAGATGTGAGCGAGGGCCTTGTCAGCATGCAATTCAACTTAAGTTGGCAATATTTGACTACGGAACTGGATGTGCTGATATATTCTAATGAACCTGGcctatttgtggatcctttggAATCAGCCTCCGTGAAATGGGCGGTTGCTAATCTAACCTGCCAACTGGCAAAACAGAATGCGTCTGGATATGCTTGTGTGAGTAACCATAGCACTTGCCTCAGTGTTATAAGCTCCTCAGAAGGATATGTTGGCTACAGATGCAAATGCTCACCAGGTTTTGACGGAAATCCGTACATCCAAGATGGATGTTATG ATATTGACGAGTGTCAGCGGTCGCCAGGCATCTGCAGAGGTGTAGTTTGTCATAATACCATAGGAAACTTCACTTGCACTGAGTGTCCTCGCAACACGATTTATGATATAGGTGCAAATCAGTGCACACCAGCATCAAAGAAAAACTTCATGTTAG GTATCATAATTGGTCTGAGCTCTGGTCTTGGCATTCTTCTTCTAGGCTTAAGTGCAGTAGTGCTCATCAGAAGATGGAAAAGAAATTCCCAGAAGAAACTAAGAAGGAAGTATTTCCGAAAGAACCAAGGCCTTCTCTTAGAGCAACTAATATCATCAGACGAAAATGCAAGTGAGAAGACAAAGATTTTCTCCTTAGAAGAGCTTGAAAAGGCAACAGATAACTTTGATACCACCCGTATTCTTGGTCATGGAGGGCATGGCACAGTATACAAAGGCATCTTATCTGATCAACATGTGGTGGCTATCAAGAAGTCCAAGCTTATCAAGGATGGTGAAATCAATGATTTCATCAACGAGGTTGCAATCCTCTCTCAGATAAATCACAGAAACATTGTGAAACTCTTTGGGTGTTGTCTTGAAAGTGAGGTCCCTTTACTAGTATACGATTTCATTCCAAATGGTTCTTTGTTTGAAACACTTCATGCTGATTCTTCATGTAGTGGATCCTCGTTACCGTGGAATGATTGTCTAAGGATTGCCACAGAAGCTGCAGGAGCCCTGTACTATCTCCACTCTGCTGCCTCGATATCAATCTTCCACCGCGATGTGAAGTCCTCTAACATACTCCTAGATGGAAACTATACTGCTAAAGTTTCCGATTTTGGCGCTTCAAGATCTGCCCCAATTGATCAAACCCATGTCAGTACCAATGTGCAGGGCACCTTTGGTTACTTGGATCcagaatattaccaaactgggAAGCTAAATGAGAAGAGTGATGTTTACAGCTTCGGTGTGGTACTTCTAGAGCTTCTCCTGAGAAAACAGACAGTTTTTACGAATGAGTCAGGCATGAAGCACAACTTGTGCAACTATTTCCTTTCAGAGATCAAGACGAAGTCAGTTACAGAGATAACAGCTGCTGAATTTCTTGAGGAAGCCACAGTGGAGCAGATTGAAAAGGTTGCATCCCTTGCAGAGATGTGCT GGCTGAGAGATGATGAAAGGCCTGCAATGAAGCAAGTAGAAATGACACTACAGCTTTTACTAGCAGAAAGCATGAACTCATCTCATGTTCACACAGGAAACGTGCAAAACATTCAGCCTTTGCTGACAAGAAGAGTTGTAGCTTCTCGCATGCAATCCTCAATTGAACCAAAGGACAGAGGTAATGTAGCACCTCAGGGCAGCTACAACTTCTTTAGCTTGGAGCGAGAGTTTTTATCGTCAGCTAGTCTACCACGTTAG